A stretch of the Deinococcota bacterium genome encodes the following:
- a CDS encoding ROK family transcriptional regulator, translating into MNVTQRILELIRHQGPLSRAEIARRLGVSKPTVSAGVQLLLGAGLVREGGYAESEGGRRAILIDFNAEAGFVIGMDVGGSAARAALADLQGRVLASHQEPTGHGDAAALLAQLGGIKRRLTAQIGVDERRVLAVAVGTPGVIDPVLGMVRYAPNLPALEDPAFIHHIGEALGEQVSLENDVNMATLGEQWQGAGQGLSDFVFVSIGTGLGLGLMMDGRLYRGTAGRAGEFGYAPLLGQPDSNLEELLCGPTLARRHREAGGGGSPEEAFDEALAGRQPGKGVIEGFLEHLSLALATLASLLDPQAIILGGGVGSRCAPFLGELHAKLARLSPILPPLAVSTLRGEAGIYGALAVALQESRPLTLLEGGGEKITENS; encoded by the coding sequence GTGAACGTAACTCAGCGCATCCTCGAGCTCATCCGCCACCAGGGGCCGCTCTCGCGCGCCGAGATCGCGCGGCGGCTCGGCGTCAGCAAGCCGACCGTGTCGGCGGGCGTGCAGCTCCTGTTGGGGGCCGGGCTGGTGCGCGAAGGCGGCTACGCCGAGAGCGAGGGCGGGCGGCGCGCCATCCTCATCGACTTCAACGCCGAGGCGGGCTTCGTCATCGGCATGGACGTAGGCGGCAGCGCCGCGCGCGCGGCGCTGGCCGACTTGCAGGGCCGCGTCCTGGCCTCGCACCAGGAGCCGACGGGCCACGGCGACGCGGCCGCGCTCCTGGCTCAGCTCGGGGGCATCAAGCGCCGGCTCACGGCACAAATCGGCGTTGATGAGAGGCGCGTTCTGGCGGTGGCCGTGGGCACGCCCGGCGTCATCGACCCCGTCTTGGGGATGGTTCGCTACGCCCCGAACCTGCCGGCCCTGGAGGACCCCGCCTTCATCCATCACATCGGCGAGGCACTGGGAGAGCAGGTCAGCCTCGAGAACGACGTCAACATGGCTACCCTGGGCGAGCAGTGGCAGGGCGCCGGGCAGGGCCTGAGCGACTTCGTCTTCGTGAGCATCGGCACGGGTCTGGGGCTGGGCCTGATGATGGACGGCAGGCTCTACCGCGGGACCGCGGGGCGCGCGGGCGAGTTCGGCTACGCTCCCCTGCTGGGTCAGCCGGACAGCAACTTGGAAGAACTCCTCTGCGGCCCGACGCTCGCCCGCAGGCACCGCGAGGCCGGAGGCGGCGGCTCGCCCGAAGAGGCTTTCGACGAGGCGCTGGCAGGACGCCAGCCGGGCAAGGGGGTGATCGAGGGCTTTCTCGAGCACCTGAGCCTTGCCCTCGCGACCTTAGCCAGCCTTCTCGACCCGCAGGCGATCATCCTGGGCGGCGGCGTCGGCAGCCGCTGCGCGCCCTTTTTGGGCGAGCTGCACGCGAAGCTCGCGCGCCTCTCGCCCATCTTGCCGCCCTTGGCCGTCTCGACGCTGCGGGGCGAGGCGGGCATCTACGGAGCGCTCGCCGTGGCCCTGCAAGAGAGCCGACCCCTGA